A genome region from Arachis duranensis cultivar V14167 chromosome 6, aradu.V14167.gnm2.J7QH, whole genome shotgun sequence includes the following:
- the LOC107492999 gene encoding uncharacterized protein LOC107492999: protein MSFIKTVDSSDVIKTVDALFNLFGDVIEWVGSSNIVHVVTDNAANYTEIVRPGVTHFAIVFITLKSIYDHKEDLQALMMDKYFTSHKLAKSANGKIVSSIVLDSKFWQNCVTTVKIVGPLIKLLRLVDADEKSSLRILYESIQRAKNAIKTMFRNRKAAYTPYTSILKMRWDKHLKRDLHAAAYFLNPGIFYSEDFVEKANILRSLLNLLDVKTLCDDSVVAMQEIQRYQDCKKSFGRESAKRVISRLEPVCLLHQTYYSSGCERNWSLFEQIHSKRRNRLEYQRLSDIVYVTYNLCLQSGLHRKKMNYDPLDIQSIDTVDF from the exons ATGTCATTTATTAAGACTGTTGATTCTTCTGATGTGATAAAAACTGTCGATGcattgtttaatttgtttggtgATGTTATTGAGTGGGTTGGGTCTAGTAACATTGTGCATGTGGTCACTGATAATGCTGCTAATTAT acaGAAATTGTTCGACCAGGAGTCACACATTTTGCCATTGTTTTCATTACTTTGAAAAGTATATATGATCACAAGGAAGATTTGCAGGCATTGATGATGGACAAATATTTCACTTCTCATAAGTTAGCCAAAAGTGCTAATGGAAAGATTGTTAGTTCAATTGTCTTGGATAGTAAGTTTTGGCAAAATTGTGTTACCACTGTGAAAATTGTTGGTCCTCTTATTAAGTTGTTGAGGCTTGTTGATGCTGATGAAAAATCCTCTTTGAGAATCTTGTATGAAAGTATACAAAGAGCCAAAAATGCTATCAAGACAATGTTTAGAAATCGAAAAGCTGCTTATACGCCATACACGAGTATCTTGAAAATGAGGTGGGATAAGCATTTGAAGCGTGATCTCCATGCGGCAGCGTACTTTTTAAATCCAGGCATTTTCTATAGTGAAGATTTTGTTGAGAAAGCAAATATTTTGAGATCTTTACTTAATTTGCTTGATGTTAAAACACTTTGTGATGATTCAGTTGTCGCAATGCAAGAGATACAGCGGTATCAAGATTGTAAAAAAAGTTTTGGGAGAGAAAGTGCTAAGAGAGTGATATCAAGACTCGAACCTG tttgtcttcttcatcaaacctATTATTCATCTGGATGTGAGAGGAATTGGAGCCTTTTTGAACAAATCCATTCAAAGAGGAGAAATCGGTTAGAGTATCAAAGATTAAGTGACATTGTTTATGTCACCTATAACCTATGTCTTCAATCTGGGTTGCATCGAAAGAAGATGAATTATGATCCACTTGACATTCAAAGCATTGACACGGTAGATTTTTAG